From the genome of Candidatus Dormiibacterota bacterium, one region includes:
- a CDS encoding histidine triad nucleotide-binding protein, giving the protein MSTTDESCLFCRIAAGTIPATMVHSDDRVLAFRDINAQAPVHVLVIPRDHIGSAAELTPAQDQLWGRMLHVAQAIAEDEGEADAGYRLVTNVGRNAGQTVHHLHLHLLAGRRMAWPPG; this is encoded by the coding sequence ATGAGCACGACCGATGAGAGCTGCCTGTTCTGCCGGATCGCGGCAGGAACCATCCCGGCGACGATGGTGCACTCCGACGACAGGGTCCTCGCCTTCCGGGACATCAACGCCCAGGCGCCGGTGCACGTGTTGGTCATCCCCCGCGACCACATCGGCAGCGCCGCGGAGCTGACCCCGGCCCAGGACCAGCTCTGGGGACGGATGCTCCACGTCGCCCAGGCGATCGCCGAGGACGAGGGGGAGGCGGACGCGGGCTACCGGCTGGTGACCAACGTCGGCCGCAACGCCGGCCAGACGGTGCACCACCTCCACCTCCACCTGCTCGCCGGCCGCCGGATGGCCTGGCCACCCGGCTGA